In Sphaeramia orbicularis chromosome 1, fSphaOr1.1, whole genome shotgun sequence, a genomic segment contains:
- the adgre5b.1 gene encoding CD97 antigen isoform X2 — protein MGPGKGLLILGLMCVLTKSDTRCPKGQVSKRGDCVDEDECEYNPCGKHAECVNTAGSYECHCPSGFKKSETTDNVTTVNGQCEDINECLEDRGICGHTAVCANRIGSYKCTCRSGYNDNKESGQCVDVDECEEAEIAQEDICGMKGTCKNVEGSYWCKCQQGYTNYGNRKTPCSELDCDKFIVPEQTLEGLAAIWSMMRNSCLSLSSINPADEGKANGEVLLEKLFTATEVMLSPGQLDNTEDVSELLSTVEDSIRFVGPQLKDNSTRIETSQTDIDIALQRTKTRPTGPIHLTSENARLDTDWETASGNGTYPGFAMAALLSYKNLGEYVNESFEELKTHEEDAVDPTFQISSKVVSVVVSNPLTQKLSRDVNITFRHLQDMEESPERKYICAYWNERGAWSKDGCHQQRSNATHTVCQCKHLSSFAVLMALYPMEHTFGLVLATKIGLTISLLCLILCILTFKFCHSIKGTRTTIHLHLCLCLFMADLVFLAGISQTKPVGGCRFVAALLHYFFLGVFTWMLLEGVQLYRMVVLVFNATIRPLYLFIAGYGMPLVIVILSAIIRPEGYGTDQYCWLSWQNGLIWSFYGPVCFIIVVNVFFFIITVWKLAQKFTSLNPDLSKLHKIKAFTVTAIAQMCILGLMWVFGAFLFQKETNFTVAYIFTILNSLQGALVFIMHCLLSKQVREEYFHFLSCICPPQKKRYSDLSSTNPSSSQSQGSRSGQNTGESQI, from the exons ATGGGGCCTGGGAAGGGGCTGCTTATTCTTG GTTTAATGTGTGTGCTGACAAAGAGTGACACTCGGTGCCCGAAAGGCCAGGTTTCTAAACGTGGCGATTGTGTTG ATGAGGATGAATGTGAATACAATCCCTGTGGGAAACATGCAGAGTGCGTAAACACAGCTGGCAGCTATGAATGTCACTGCCCATCTGGATTCAAAAAAAGTGAAACGACTGATAACGTCACAACAGTAAATGGACAGTGTGAAG ACATCAATGAGTGTTTGGAAGATAGAGGGATCTGTGGTCACACAGCTGTGTGTGCTAACCGAATTGGATCGTATAAGTGCACATGCCGGTCTGGGTACAACGACAACAAAGAAAGTGGACAGTGTGTAG ACGTGGATGAATGTGAGGAGGCTGAAATTGCGCAGGAAGATATCTGTGGAATGAAAGGGACTTGTAAGAATGTCGAAGGGAGTTATTGGTGCAAGTGTCAACAAGGTTACACAAATTATGGCAACAGAAAAACTCCATGCTCAG AGTTGGACTGTGACAAGTTCATAGTACCTGAACAA aCTCTTGAAGGTTTGGCAGCTATTTGGTCCATGATGAGGAACAGCTGTTTGTCTCTGTCGAGCATAAACCCTGCTGATGAAGGAAAGGCTAATGGAGAGGTGCTACTGGAG AAATTGTTCACAGCGACTGAGGTCATGCTGTCTCCTGGTCAGCTGGACAACACCGAAGATGTCAGCGAGTTGCTCAGCACAGTTGAGGACTCCATCAGGTTCGTCGGTCCACAGCTTAAAGACAACAGCACCAGGATAGAGACCTCTCAGACAG ACATAGATATTGCCCTGCAGAGGACAAAGACTAGACCAACTGGACCGATACATCTGACCAGTGAGAATgccagactggacacagactgggaAACAGCATCTGGGAATGGAACATACCCAG GATTTGCTATGGCTGCATTGTTGAGTTACAAAAACCTTGGTGAATATGTAAACGAGTCCTTCGAGGAGCTTAAAACGCATGAGGAGGATGCTGTGGATCCAACCTTCCAGATTTCCTCCAAAGTTGTGTCCGTTGTGGTCTCCAACCCGTTGACTCAAAAGCTGAGCCGTGATGTCAACATCACGTTCAGACATCTTCAG gaCATGGAAGAGTCTCCAGAGCGGAAGTACATTTGTGCATACTGGAATGAAAGAGGGGCCTGGTCCAAAGATGGCTGCCATCAACAGCGCTCCAATGCCACACACACTGTGTGCCAGTGTAAACATCTGAGCAGCTTTGCTGTTCTTATGGCTCTGTATCCCATGGAG cacaCCTTTGGGCTCGTGTTGGCAACTAAAATTGGACTGACCATCTCCCTGTTGTGTCTGATACTGTGCATACTTACATTCAAGTTTTGCCACTCCATAAAAGGGACGCGCACCACCATCCACCTCCACCTCTGCCTCTGCCTCTTCATGGCGGACCTCGTGTTCCTCGCAGGCATCTCACAAACCAAACCTGTG GGAGGTTGCAGGTTTGTAGCGGCGTTGCTTCATTATTTCTTCCTGggagtttttacctggatgctgtTGGAAGGGGTGCAGCTGTACCGCATGGTGGTTCTGGTGTTCAATGCCACAATTCGGCCCCTCTACCTGTTTATCGCTGGTTATGGGATGCCTCTTGTTATTGTCATATTGTCTGCAATCATCAGACCCGAGGGATACGGCACTGACCAGTA CTGCTGGCTGTCTTGGCAAAATGGCCTCATCTGGAGCTTCTATGGCCCTGTATGCTTCATCATTGTGGTCAACGTCTTCTTTTTCATCATTACTGTGTGGAAACTCGCGCAGAAGTTCACCAGCCTCAACCCAGACCTTTCCAAACTGCACAAAATTAA AGCCTTTACAGTGACAGCCATAGCCCAGATGTGTATACTGGGCCTCATGTGGGTCTTTGGGGCCTTCCTGTTTCAAAAGGAGACCAACTTCACAGTCGCGTATATCTTCACTATTCTCAACAGCCTGCAGGGGGCGCTGGTCTTCATCATGCACTGCTTGTTGTCAAAACAG GTAAGAGAAGAGTATTTCCACTTCCTCTCCTGCATCTgtccaccacagaagaagagataCTCAGACTTGAGCAGCACAAATCCATCCAGTAGCCAGTCACAA GGTTCTCGGAGTGGACAGAACACCGGAGAGTCCCAGATATGA
- the adgre5b.1 gene encoding CD97 antigen isoform X1 yields MGPGKGLLILGLMCVLTKSDTRCPKGQVSKRGDCVDEDECEYNPCGKHAECVNTAGSYECHCPSGFKKSETTDNVTTVNGQCEDINECLEDRGICGHTAVCANRIGSYKCTCRSGYNDNKESGQCVDVDECEEAEIAQEDICGMKGTCKNVEGSYWCKCQQGYTNYGNRKTPCSDVDECEEAEIAQEDICGMKGTCKNVEGGYWCKCQQGYTNYGNRKTPCSELDCDKFIVPEQTLEGLAAIWSMMRNSCLSLSSINPADEGKANGEVLLEKLFTATEVMLSPGQLDNTEDVSELLSTVEDSIRFVGPQLKDNSTRIETSQTDIDIALQRTKTRPTGPIHLTSENARLDTDWETASGNGTYPGFAMAALLSYKNLGEYVNESFEELKTHEEDAVDPTFQISSKVVSVVVSNPLTQKLSRDVNITFRHLQDMEESPERKYICAYWNERGAWSKDGCHQQRSNATHTVCQCKHLSSFAVLMALYPMEHTFGLVLATKIGLTISLLCLILCILTFKFCHSIKGTRTTIHLHLCLCLFMADLVFLAGISQTKPVGGCRFVAALLHYFFLGVFTWMLLEGVQLYRMVVLVFNATIRPLYLFIAGYGMPLVIVILSAIIRPEGYGTDQYCWLSWQNGLIWSFYGPVCFIIVVNVFFFIITVWKLAQKFTSLNPDLSKLHKIKAFTVTAIAQMCILGLMWVFGAFLFQKETNFTVAYIFTILNSLQGALVFIMHCLLSKQVREEYFHFLSCICPPQKKRYSDLSSTNPSSSQSQGSRSGQNTGESQI; encoded by the exons ATGGGGCCTGGGAAGGGGCTGCTTATTCTTG GTTTAATGTGTGTGCTGACAAAGAGTGACACTCGGTGCCCGAAAGGCCAGGTTTCTAAACGTGGCGATTGTGTTG ATGAGGATGAATGTGAATACAATCCCTGTGGGAAACATGCAGAGTGCGTAAACACAGCTGGCAGCTATGAATGTCACTGCCCATCTGGATTCAAAAAAAGTGAAACGACTGATAACGTCACAACAGTAAATGGACAGTGTGAAG ACATCAATGAGTGTTTGGAAGATAGAGGGATCTGTGGTCACACAGCTGTGTGTGCTAACCGAATTGGATCGTATAAGTGCACATGCCGGTCTGGGTACAACGACAACAAAGAAAGTGGACAGTGTGTAG ACGTGGATGAATGTGAGGAGGCTGAAATTGCGCAGGAAGATATCTGTGGAATGAAAGGGACTTGTAAGAATGTCGAAGGGAGTTATTGGTGCAAGTGTCAACAAGGTTACACAAATTATGGCAACAGAAAAACTCCATGCTCAG ACGTGGATGAATGTGAGGAGGCTGAAATTGCGCAGGAAGATATCTGTGGAATGAAAGGGACTTGTAAGAATGTCGAAGGGGGTTATTGGTGCAAGTGTCAACAAGGTTACACAAATTATGGCAACAGAAAAACTCCATGCTCAG AGTTGGACTGTGACAAGTTCATAGTACCTGAACAA aCTCTTGAAGGTTTGGCAGCTATTTGGTCCATGATGAGGAACAGCTGTTTGTCTCTGTCGAGCATAAACCCTGCTGATGAAGGAAAGGCTAATGGAGAGGTGCTACTGGAG AAATTGTTCACAGCGACTGAGGTCATGCTGTCTCCTGGTCAGCTGGACAACACCGAAGATGTCAGCGAGTTGCTCAGCACAGTTGAGGACTCCATCAGGTTCGTCGGTCCACAGCTTAAAGACAACAGCACCAGGATAGAGACCTCTCAGACAG ACATAGATATTGCCCTGCAGAGGACAAAGACTAGACCAACTGGACCGATACATCTGACCAGTGAGAATgccagactggacacagactgggaAACAGCATCTGGGAATGGAACATACCCAG GATTTGCTATGGCTGCATTGTTGAGTTACAAAAACCTTGGTGAATATGTAAACGAGTCCTTCGAGGAGCTTAAAACGCATGAGGAGGATGCTGTGGATCCAACCTTCCAGATTTCCTCCAAAGTTGTGTCCGTTGTGGTCTCCAACCCGTTGACTCAAAAGCTGAGCCGTGATGTCAACATCACGTTCAGACATCTTCAG gaCATGGAAGAGTCTCCAGAGCGGAAGTACATTTGTGCATACTGGAATGAAAGAGGGGCCTGGTCCAAAGATGGCTGCCATCAACAGCGCTCCAATGCCACACACACTGTGTGCCAGTGTAAACATCTGAGCAGCTTTGCTGTTCTTATGGCTCTGTATCCCATGGAG cacaCCTTTGGGCTCGTGTTGGCAACTAAAATTGGACTGACCATCTCCCTGTTGTGTCTGATACTGTGCATACTTACATTCAAGTTTTGCCACTCCATAAAAGGGACGCGCACCACCATCCACCTCCACCTCTGCCTCTGCCTCTTCATGGCGGACCTCGTGTTCCTCGCAGGCATCTCACAAACCAAACCTGTG GGAGGTTGCAGGTTTGTAGCGGCGTTGCTTCATTATTTCTTCCTGggagtttttacctggatgctgtTGGAAGGGGTGCAGCTGTACCGCATGGTGGTTCTGGTGTTCAATGCCACAATTCGGCCCCTCTACCTGTTTATCGCTGGTTATGGGATGCCTCTTGTTATTGTCATATTGTCTGCAATCATCAGACCCGAGGGATACGGCACTGACCAGTA CTGCTGGCTGTCTTGGCAAAATGGCCTCATCTGGAGCTTCTATGGCCCTGTATGCTTCATCATTGTGGTCAACGTCTTCTTTTTCATCATTACTGTGTGGAAACTCGCGCAGAAGTTCACCAGCCTCAACCCAGACCTTTCCAAACTGCACAAAATTAA AGCCTTTACAGTGACAGCCATAGCCCAGATGTGTATACTGGGCCTCATGTGGGTCTTTGGGGCCTTCCTGTTTCAAAAGGAGACCAACTTCACAGTCGCGTATATCTTCACTATTCTCAACAGCCTGCAGGGGGCGCTGGTCTTCATCATGCACTGCTTGTTGTCAAAACAG GTAAGAGAAGAGTATTTCCACTTCCTCTCCTGCATCTgtccaccacagaagaagagataCTCAGACTTGAGCAGCACAAATCCATCCAGTAGCCAGTCACAA GGTTCTCGGAGTGGACAGAACACCGGAGAGTCCCAGATATGA